The following are encoded together in the Leptospira langatensis genome:
- the trpD gene encoding anthranilate phosphoribosyltransferase — MEIRQAIIKVLERKHLATHEAEAVLNSVMKGQVSEILLSAFVTAMRAKGETVDELLGFCFALRKNALKPKTAFPFDMLDTCGTGGDGKGTVNISTLAALTLASLGIKVAKHGNRSVSSHTGSSDILGRLGYNTEKTQEEVESHLLSSGFTFLFAPLWHPSMKFAAPVRKELGFRTFFNMIGPLNNPFSPQYQIIGVYEPELMETFIRVLQGLGLKRALVCHSRDGLDEFSIFEKTDYTLLQDGVISRNDFDPKELKLGELNPAEVYTSGPDQAESLARRILEGEKTAGAHAVALNAGAGLFVMGKAKNLPEGYEIALEQLSSGKTGAFFQNLITKG; from the coding sequence ATGGAAATTAGACAGGCAATTATAAAAGTATTAGAAAGAAAGCATCTGGCAACCCATGAGGCCGAGGCGGTCCTGAACTCCGTCATGAAAGGTCAGGTGTCCGAGATCTTACTTTCTGCTTTCGTGACTGCAATGAGAGCCAAGGGTGAGACAGTGGACGAGCTCTTGGGTTTCTGCTTTGCGCTCAGAAAGAATGCCTTAAAGCCGAAGACCGCGTTCCCATTCGATATGCTGGACACTTGTGGAACGGGAGGGGACGGCAAGGGAACCGTGAATATTTCCACCTTAGCAGCCTTGACCCTCGCATCCTTGGGCATCAAGGTGGCCAAGCACGGGAATCGATCCGTTTCTTCTCATACAGGTTCTAGTGATATTTTAGGACGATTAGGTTACAATACCGAGAAGACACAGGAGGAAGTGGAGTCCCATCTTCTCTCCAGCGGATTTACCTTCTTATTTGCCCCACTTTGGCATCCTTCTATGAAGTTCGCGGCCCCGGTCCGGAAGGAATTGGGCTTTAGGACCTTCTTCAATATGATCGGGCCCTTGAATAACCCTTTCTCTCCCCAATATCAGATCATCGGGGTATATGAACCTGAGCTAATGGAGACATTTATCCGAGTACTCCAAGGTTTGGGACTGAAAAGAGCCCTTGTATGTCATTCTAGAGACGGATTGGATGAGTTCTCCATTTTTGAAAAAACGGATTATACTCTTTTACAGGATGGAGTAATATCCAGAAATGATTTCGATCCAAAAGAATTGAAGCTGGGGGAACTGAATCCGGCTGAGGTATATACTTCCGGACCAGACCAAGCCGAGTCCTTGGCAAGAAGGATCTTGGAAGGGGAGAAGACTGCAGGAGCACATGCGGTTGCATTGAATGCCGGAGCGGGACTTTTCGTCATGGGTAAGGCCAAAAACTTGCCAGAAGGCTATGAGATCGCATTAGAACAGCTGAGTTCCGGAAAAACAGGTGCCTTCTTTCAAAATTTAATTACCAAAGGATAG
- a CDS encoding LolA family protein yields the protein MKDIKPLVSLLRTPILSLVVLFFILDLGAQSSTKHNWNSPSEVVKKVRKNFSDLQSYKADFMIQTEANKKITTKKGVCYYKKGGKIKYEFSDPAGDEIVSDGKTLWIFIKRLNAAGKQDLTLNKSNKSGPIFSPATEEGLSRIFRKYHYKFDSIEQPQVSQKDNRKYFVLALEQREKIGGYETMTLSVDAETYFIKKAVASDGRGKVTTVEFFGVDRNADIEDGVFNFRPDGNSKIVNNPLVSEE from the coding sequence ATGAAAGATATTAAACCCCTTGTTTCTCTATTGCGGACACCAATCCTTAGTTTGGTCGTTTTATTCTTTATCCTGGATCTGGGAGCTCAGTCTTCCACAAAGCATAATTGGAATTCTCCGTCCGAGGTAGTAAAAAAGGTCAGAAAGAATTTCTCGGATCTGCAGTCTTACAAAGCGGACTTCATGATCCAAACGGAAGCTAATAAAAAGATCACTACCAAGAAGGGTGTTTGCTATTATAAGAAGGGCGGAAAGATCAAATACGAATTTTCCGATCCGGCAGGAGACGAGATCGTTTCCGACGGAAAGACTCTTTGGATCTTCATTAAGCGTTTGAACGCTGCAGGTAAGCAGGACCTTACATTAAATAAATCGAATAAATCCGGTCCCATCTTCTCTCCTGCAACGGAAGAAGGTCTTTCCCGTATATTCAGAAAGTATCATTATAAATTCGATTCTATAGAACAGCCTCAGGTCTCCCAGAAGGACAATCGTAAATATTTCGTATTGGCCTTGGAACAGAGAGAGAAGATCGGAGGATATGAGACCATGACCCTTTCCGTGGATGCTGAGACGTATTTCATTAAGAAAGCAGTCGCAAGCGACGGAAGAGGGAAGGTGACCACTGTCGAATTCTTCGGAGTGGATCGGAACGCAGATATAGAGGACGGAGTATTTAATTTCCGTCCGGATGGAAATTCGAAAATCGTAAACAATCCCCTGGTTTCGGAAGAGTGA
- the rimO gene encoding 30S ribosomal protein S12 methylthiotransferase RimO gives MEKRFYITTLGCPKNTVDSMSMHHSLLEEGFLPATRPEDSDFHLINTCTFIRSATEETIQTILGAAQTKKQEGQKLVVVGCFAERYPKDISAEIPEVDLVFGTGKYSQAGKIIKEAFRRELSSIKKTEFNSDLLERMILSPEIENYSKPYAYVKVSDGCNRGCAFCIIPSLRGKFVDSPLEEILKDTRRAISAGAKEICLVSQDTVYYGKDSDKLLDMIRAVSEVENLEILRLLYLYPDKKTEKILRLMGEIPKIAPYLESPLQHVSERVLKSMNRSGGYSAFRDLYSLAREVRPDLEIRTSFILGFPGETGEDVDEILRFIEETRPEKLNLFAYSPQEGTKGAEISQTVSEKEKAKRINLIRDAHLKILQEIHESRIGKIYPAIVDGVEEGTAIVRRFQDAPEIDEIVYVEDPSLKPGMIGKVKVESFYEYDMMGTWLAS, from the coding sequence TTGGAAAAGAGATTCTATATAACAACTCTTGGATGTCCTAAGAACACTGTAGACTCCATGAGTATGCACCATTCTCTCTTGGAAGAGGGATTTCTGCCGGCAACACGTCCGGAGGATTCCGACTTCCATTTGATCAATACCTGTACTTTTATCCGTTCTGCAACCGAGGAAACCATCCAGACCATTCTGGGTGCGGCCCAAACGAAGAAGCAAGAAGGCCAAAAGCTTGTGGTGGTCGGTTGTTTTGCGGAACGTTATCCTAAGGATATTTCGGCAGAGATCCCGGAAGTCGATCTGGTATTCGGGACGGGAAAATACTCCCAGGCAGGAAAGATCATCAAGGAAGCCTTCCGTAGAGAACTTTCCTCTATTAAAAAAACGGAATTTAATTCGGATCTATTGGAGAGGATGATACTCTCTCCTGAGATAGAGAATTACTCCAAGCCTTACGCTTATGTGAAAGTATCCGATGGCTGCAATCGCGGATGTGCATTCTGCATCATTCCTTCTCTTCGTGGAAAGTTTGTAGATTCTCCTTTGGAGGAGATCTTGAAAGATACTCGTAGAGCGATCTCTGCTGGAGCCAAAGAGATCTGTCTTGTTTCGCAAGATACCGTTTATTACGGGAAGGACAGCGATAAGCTTTTGGATATGATCCGTGCGGTTTCCGAAGTGGAAAATTTGGAGATCCTAAGACTACTGTATCTATACCCGGACAAGAAGACCGAAAAGATCCTTCGTCTCATGGGCGAGATCCCTAAGATCGCTCCTTATCTGGAATCCCCATTGCAGCATGTATCCGAGAGAGTGCTCAAATCCATGAATCGGAGCGGAGGATATTCTGCCTTTAGGGATCTATATTCTTTGGCGAGAGAAGTCCGTCCCGATCTGGAGATCCGCACCTCCTTCATTCTAGGATTCCCTGGAGAGACGGGAGAAGATGTGGATGAGATCCTTCGTTTTATAGAAGAGACTCGCCCGGAAAAACTGAATTTATTTGCTTATTCTCCGCAAGAAGGAACCAAAGGGGCCGAGATCTCCCAGACAGTTTCGGAAAAAGAGAAGGCGAAACGGATCAATTTGATCCGGGATGCTCATTTGAAGATCTTGCAAGAGATCCATGAATCCAGGATCGGAAAAATATATCCTGCTATCGTTGACGGAGTCGAAGAAGGAACAGCGATCGTTCGCCGTTTCCAAGATGCTCCCGAGATAGACGAAATAGTGTATGTAGAAGATCCTTCCTTGAAGCCTGGAATGATCGGTAAAGTGAAAGTGGAATCTTTTTACGAATACGATATGATGGGAACTTGGTTGGCGTCTTGA
- a CDS encoding DNA translocase FtsK: MDRKDQVLGQNILIWEKGRAALPYLLLFTGIFLTLSLGSFTIAENGVQTNLFGRLGHYLSWGFLYLFGNAAFVPGIHLILTGGILLAKPNQDATNKLLTIPLFLLAVAVSLNVFGNPSVVPFASNGGVLGQALAVALEYVLGSTGRLLIHFAVYFYGILVFLNESPVHFLGRILAQGVSFGEWKAQWAAGYNSGRIKKEEEALPPIFPKARSQAWSEGLANMMDSWKSNSEEVSGENIPPWFKREVSGKASEPASSFSTNFSGNTSAPKDLQSYIQREKAKTSPVSSSIPKESNIQYRNSGLLQGFFEDDRKVFQFQTASPQLLEKVYGAPDKKEEVGKFSSKSWEILDLRSEKSETLASSPANAEIEEEFEIFDQEDRNGSVSKIPAEIASPKNMEEGIGSGTSAEANEYDMSGAEDSETDGSEESFEVEDSEEFLEEEEYAEEDEEEVDDSEEEVSYEPEAIVVPEVLPPIPVAKPVHVEKKTEKPKQSDLPFTPVSMVPAFRSKRSVYHIPLNRLQTNPTKVQDALFKVESEKVAFEIENALKVYGYEAKVVGWERGPIITRYEVTPPPGVKLGRITSLNDELRMYLAVKNIRIVAPIPGKSTIGIEVPNKHREDVFLGDILRSSLAPKPKKDLNIVIGKDISGKLVSIDLNKLPHLLVAGTTGSGKSVCLNAMIASLVLNLSPEEVRFIMIDPKMVELSLFEDIPHLLMPVIKDARKATKSLSWVIQEMEARYEAVSQLKCRDFRSYNEKVEEHYHKEGYSKMPYLVVFIDELADLMMVSGKDLEDAITRISQKSRAVGIHLVMATQRPSVDVITGLIKANCPARIAFHVAQKTDSKIILDMNGAESLLGKGDMLYKSPTSADLARIQAPFISEEEIEKIVDEAKKYGAPTYVEFDLEEESESDPSEEMDEELFDKAWEIVRTDRKASASYLQRRLKIGYNRAARIMELMEERGYVSPILGSKGREILRSA, encoded by the coding sequence ATGGATAGAAAGGACCAAGTTTTAGGACAAAATATTCTGATCTGGGAAAAGGGAAGAGCGGCCTTGCCGTACCTTCTTCTATTTACCGGGATCTTTCTGACCCTGTCCTTGGGTTCTTTCACCATTGCGGAGAACGGGGTCCAGACGAATCTATTCGGCCGCTTGGGGCATTATCTTTCTTGGGGATTTTTATACTTATTCGGGAACGCGGCTTTCGTTCCCGGGATCCATCTCATTCTCACCGGAGGGATCCTTCTTGCAAAACCGAACCAAGATGCCACGAACAAACTTCTGACGATTCCACTCTTTCTTCTCGCGGTAGCGGTCAGCTTAAACGTTTTCGGGAATCCTTCTGTCGTTCCGTTTGCTTCGAACGGTGGAGTACTTGGTCAGGCTCTTGCAGTGGCATTGGAATATGTGCTCGGTTCCACAGGAAGACTTCTCATCCATTTTGCAGTGTACTTTTACGGGATACTCGTGTTCTTGAACGAGTCCCCCGTTCATTTCTTAGGAAGAATACTCGCCCAAGGTGTCTCCTTCGGAGAATGGAAGGCTCAATGGGCGGCCGGTTATAATAGCGGAAGAATCAAAAAAGAAGAAGAGGCCCTTCCTCCTATCTTTCCCAAGGCAAGATCGCAGGCATGGTCCGAGGGTTTGGCGAACATGATGGATTCTTGGAAATCCAATTCGGAAGAAGTCTCCGGGGAAAATATCCCTCCTTGGTTTAAAAGAGAAGTTTCGGGAAAGGCAAGTGAGCCGGCTTCTTCCTTCTCTACAAACTTTTCCGGAAACACATCTGCTCCGAAGGATCTGCAATCCTATATCCAAAGAGAGAAGGCGAAAACTTCTCCGGTCTCTTCTTCTATTCCTAAAGAATCGAATATACAGTACAGGAACTCAGGACTATTACAGGGTTTCTTTGAGGATGATCGAAAGGTATTCCAGTTCCAAACCGCTTCTCCTCAGCTCTTGGAAAAAGTGTACGGTGCTCCGGATAAAAAAGAAGAAGTAGGAAAGTTCTCTTCTAAGTCATGGGAGATCCTGGATCTTAGAAGTGAGAAGAGCGAGACACTAGCATCTTCTCCTGCCAATGCAGAGATCGAAGAGGAATTCGAGATCTTCGACCAAGAAGATCGAAATGGATCCGTTTCCAAAATACCAGCAGAGATCGCTTCTCCGAAGAATATGGAAGAAGGGATCGGATCCGGTACATCTGCTGAAGCAAATGAATACGACATGTCTGGCGCAGAGGATTCGGAAACAGACGGATCCGAAGAAAGCTTCGAAGTCGAGGACTCTGAAGAATTCTTAGAGGAAGAAGAGTATGCGGAAGAGGATGAGGAGGAAGTGGACGATTCGGAAGAAGAAGTTTCGTATGAGCCGGAAGCCATCGTGGTTCCGGAAGTTCTTCCCCCGATCCCTGTTGCAAAACCGGTTCACGTCGAGAAGAAAACAGAAAAGCCTAAGCAATCGGATCTTCCTTTCACTCCTGTTTCCATGGTGCCCGCTTTCCGCTCCAAGAGATCCGTATATCATATTCCTTTAAATCGTTTGCAGACCAATCCTACTAAGGTACAGGACGCTCTTTTCAAGGTGGAGTCCGAGAAGGTTGCCTTCGAGATCGAAAACGCTCTGAAAGTGTACGGCTATGAAGCGAAGGTAGTCGGTTGGGAAAGAGGTCCGATCATCACTCGTTACGAAGTTACTCCTCCTCCGGGAGTGAAATTAGGAAGGATCACTTCCTTGAACGACGAGCTACGAATGTACTTGGCGGTAAAAAATATCCGTATCGTAGCTCCTATCCCCGGCAAGTCCACAATAGGTATCGAGGTGCCGAACAAGCATAGAGAGGATGTCTTTTTAGGGGATATTCTTCGTTCTTCTCTCGCACCGAAACCTAAAAAGGATCTGAACATCGTTATCGGTAAGGATATCTCAGGTAAGTTAGTCTCTATCGATCTAAACAAACTTCCTCACTTGCTTGTTGCGGGGACGACCGGTTCCGGTAAATCGGTTTGCTTGAACGCAATGATCGCTTCCTTGGTATTGAATCTCTCTCCGGAAGAAGTCCGATTCATCATGATCGATCCTAAGATGGTGGAACTTTCTCTATTTGAGGACATTCCTCATCTTCTGATGCCTGTGATCAAGGATGCCCGTAAGGCAACCAAATCCCTCTCTTGGGTGATCCAAGAAATGGAAGCCAGATACGAGGCGGTATCTCAACTGAAATGCAGGGATTTCCGTTCTTATAACGAAAAAGTAGAGGAGCATTATCACAAGGAAGGCTATAGCAAGATGCCTTATCTTGTTGTGTTCATAGACGAGCTCGCCGATCTGATGATGGTTTCCGGCAAGGATCTGGAAGATGCGATCACTCGTATCAGCCAGAAGTCCAGAGCGGTGGGGATCCATTTGGTCATGGCGACCCAAAGGCCTTCTGTGGATGTGATCACCGGTCTCATCAAGGCAAACTGTCCTGCCCGGATCGCATTCCATGTGGCCCAGAAAACGGACTCCAAGATCATTCTGGATATGAACGGTGCAGAATCCCTGCTCGGTAAAGGGGACATGCTCTATAAGTCTCCTACTTCTGCGGATCTTGCTCGCATCCAGGCTCCTTTCATTTCGGAAGAAGAGATCGAAAAGATCGTGGATGAGGCAAAGAAATACGGAGCTCCTACATACGTGGAATTCGATCTGGAAGAAGAGTCCGAATCCGATCCTTCTGAAGAAATGGACGAAGAACTTTTCGATAAGGCTTGGGAGATCGTTCGGACCGATCGCAAGGCAAGCGCTAGCTACTTGCAGAGACGCTTGAAAATCGGATACAATCGGGCCGCTAGGATCATGGAACTTATGGAAGAGAGGGGATATGTTTCTCCGATCCTAGGTTCTAAGGGCCGGGAAATTCTGAGATCCGCCTAA
- the pgsA gene encoding CDP-diacylglycerol--glycerol-3-phosphate 3-phosphatidyltransferase gives MNPNINIPNTLTVLRVVSLPFFIWFLYQKEQSYHIAALVLFSLASLTDFVDGYIARKYKQETEFGKFLDPLADKIIVVGCFTTFIFLHEQIELWMVLLIVGRDMLITTLRYLAIRLGKSIRTTMLGKVKTAFQMGAIILILIFFILVSSKKRIIINEVYQSGKESGMTVFGIASENAIAFFKTWKENGTPGWSDLVFGLGGFVPYFGMLLTTFITVLSGIRYLVSNREVIRLESIRRIFGKNGN, from the coding sequence TTGAATCCGAATATAAATATACCGAATACTCTTACTGTACTTAGGGTGGTCTCCCTTCCTTTCTTCATCTGGTTCTTGTACCAGAAGGAACAGTCTTATCATATCGCGGCGTTGGTCTTATTCTCGTTGGCCTCTCTCACTGATTTTGTGGACGGTTATATCGCCAGAAAATACAAACAGGAAACCGAGTTCGGGAAATTCTTGGATCCGCTTGCGGACAAGATCATCGTAGTAGGCTGCTTTACTACATTCATTTTTCTGCATGAACAGATCGAACTTTGGATGGTCCTACTGATTGTCGGTAGGGACATGCTTATCACTACTCTTCGTTATCTTGCGATCCGTTTAGGAAAGTCCATTCGGACCACTATGCTTGGAAAGGTGAAGACTGCCTTTCAGATGGGAGCCATTATCCTAATCCTGATCTTCTTTATCTTGGTCTCTTCTAAGAAGAGGATCATTATCAACGAGGTCTATCAGAGTGGAAAGGAATCCGGCATGACGGTATTCGGGATCGCTTCCGAGAACGCCATCGCCTTCTTCAAGACTTGGAAGGAGAACGGAACTCCAGGATGGAGCGATCTAGTATTCGGTTTAGGCGGATTCGTTCCTTATTTCGGAATGTTACTCACCACATTTATCACTGTGCTTTCCGGAATACGTTATTTGGTCTCGAATAGGGAAGTCATTCGCCTCGAATCTATTCGGAGGATATTCGGTAAAAATGGAAATTAG
- the yajC gene encoding preprotein translocase subunit YajC: MQFVSNSFLLFAQAAEGAGQSGAFNMITLVPLMLIVMYFIVIRPQRNEEKKRKAMIEALQKGDTVITSSGIHGKVVEFKDNNETVVLAIAKDTNVSFNSSTILKKKEKEKEA, from the coding sequence ATGCAGTTCGTTAGCAATTCATTCCTATTATTCGCACAAGCGGCAGAAGGTGCCGGACAAAGCGGCGCCTTCAACATGATCACTCTTGTTCCATTGATGCTGATCGTGATGTATTTTATCGTGATCCGCCCTCAAAGAAACGAGGAAAAGAAAAGAAAGGCAATGATCGAAGCCCTACAAAAGGGCGATACCGTGATCACTTCTTCGGGGATCCACGGCAAGGTAGTGGAATTCAAGGACAACAACGAGACAGTGGTCCTCGCGATCGCGAAAGACACGAATGTTTCCTTCAATTCCAGCACCATTTTAAAGAAGAAAGAAAAAGAGAAAGAAGCCTGA
- a CDS encoding helix-turn-helix domain-containing protein, whose product MNQKRVGQILREAREEKKLTVKDVSKDTNISVKYILALETEDYAQFPGETFTIGFLKNYGSYLKLDTGMLINLYRGEKIEESQAPLEELTRPTSSFYYDLNFDKNKIITAASILMLALASFLVYTFVDGDSSDSDVAEENNRKLEIPENIDFINRSVPETRPESFILTSNQGVSFSASNQQCKLFISSVEQGTDNNTAVLAFNVYPELTVYKFRLAEGQEKVLSYSIPEISSLRRSIRITAQSVTGSSAKVLVSLSEEEQRQGATVQNNAQGEDSTKTLGDVPIQVTLFFAKPSYAEFIIDGQMGFRGLIQAGENKSLEAKDRLELKVGDGSAVEMIQNGKTKVVLGRPGKLVKKVFVKTPNPYDSTQFIIKELGE is encoded by the coding sequence TTGAATCAGAAGAGAGTCGGGCAAATCCTTAGAGAGGCTAGGGAGGAAAAAAAGCTCACTGTAAAAGACGTGTCCAAGGACACGAACATATCGGTTAAATATATCCTTGCATTAGAAACAGAGGACTATGCGCAGTTTCCGGGAGAGACCTTTACCATAGGCTTCCTGAAAAACTACGGCAGCTATTTAAAGCTGGATACCGGTATGCTGATCAATCTATACCGTGGGGAAAAGATAGAGGAATCCCAGGCTCCTCTTGAAGAGTTGACCAGACCTACTTCCAGTTTTTATTACGATCTGAACTTCGATAAGAATAAGATCATTACTGCCGCTTCGATACTGATGCTTGCACTTGCTTCCTTCCTGGTATACACATTCGTGGACGGGGACTCTTCCGATAGCGATGTTGCCGAAGAGAATAATCGCAAGTTAGAGATCCCGGAAAATATTGATTTCATTAATCGTTCCGTTCCGGAAACAAGACCGGAAAGTTTTATCCTGACTTCCAATCAGGGAGTGAGTTTCAGCGCGTCTAACCAACAGTGTAAGTTATTTATTTCTTCCGTAGAGCAAGGCACAGATAACAATACTGCTGTGCTCGCGTTCAATGTGTATCCTGAGCTAACGGTCTATAAATTCCGTTTGGCCGAAGGACAAGAAAAAGTACTCAGCTATTCCATACCGGAGATCTCTTCTCTTCGCAGGAGCATTCGGATCACCGCTCAAAGTGTGACCGGAAGTTCCGCTAAGGTTTTGGTTTCCTTGAGCGAAGAAGAACAGCGCCAGGGTGCTACCGTTCAGAACAATGCGCAGGGAGAGGATTCTACCAAGACATTGGGAGACGTTCCGATCCAAGTCACTCTGTTCTTTGCGAAGCCTAGCTATGCAGAATTCATTATAGACGGTCAGATGGGATTTAGAGGTCTCATCCAAGCCGGAGAGAATAAATCCCTGGAAGCGAAAGACAGACTGGAATTGAAAGTGGGAGACGGTTCCGCAGTGGAGATGATCCAAAACGGAAAAACCAAGGTTGTTTTGGGCCGTCCCGGAAAATTAGTGAAGAAAGTCTTTGTAAAAACCCCGAATCCTTACGATAGCACCCAGTTTATCATAAAGGAGCTGGGCGAGTAG
- a CDS encoding SRP-less Sec system protein has product MKKILCLLLSLTLILPIFGQDGEEVDFLDKVSEPKKTTTSTAKKTPLAKTSRKKKVKKNAGKKKKQLEAKKEELEPKEGEPKKKIESEIAPDDPSQGKNSGTPDGGETSTAERGNKEISHPEAAADLQKPYWFNEETNLTPKNLPGYDARASIPNEDNSIRQKLGEILKLGDDKKKEEEKRKAAEQKDQGALVAFFAEHKKGIILITIIIAFTLYQFRAKGSRVTRRSPVTINKVRRD; this is encoded by the coding sequence ATGAAAAAGATCCTATGCCTCCTTCTATCCTTAACCCTTATCCTGCCTATATTCGGGCAGGACGGGGAAGAAGTCGATTTCCTGGACAAGGTTTCCGAGCCCAAGAAGACTACTACTTCCACCGCTAAAAAGACTCCTCTTGCCAAGACTTCCCGTAAAAAGAAAGTAAAGAAGAACGCAGGCAAGAAGAAGAAACAGCTCGAAGCCAAGAAAGAAGAGCTGGAACCCAAAGAGGGAGAACCTAAGAAGAAGATAGAATCCGAGATCGCACCGGATGATCCAAGCCAGGGTAAAAATTCAGGAACTCCGGACGGAGGAGAGACTTCTACTGCCGAAAGAGGCAATAAGGAGATCTCTCATCCCGAGGCAGCGGCGGATCTGCAAAAGCCGTACTGGTTTAACGAAGAGACAAATCTAACTCCAAAGAATCTTCCCGGATACGATGCGAGAGCTTCTATTCCGAATGAGGACAATTCCATTCGCCAGAAATTGGGAGAGATCCTGAAACTGGGAGACGACAAGAAGAAGGAAGAGGAGAAGAGAAAGGCTGCCGAGCAAAAAGATCAGGGAGCCTTGGTAGCTTTCTTTGCAGAACATAAGAAAGGCATAATATTAATAACTATTATCATAGCTTTTACTCTGTATCAATTCAGAGCGAAAGGAAGTCGAGTCACTCGACGTTCTCCAGTGACAATTAATAAAGTGAGAAGAGACTAG